CATCCCCCCTTTCCTTGCCAATTTTCTAAGGCAAGATTGTAATCAAAACCTTTGATCAATAAAGCTCATTGATTCGATGTGTAGTGTTGGCGAGTTCAGGCTTTGTAGCCACCAGCAGTGGCGCCGGCGCTGGCTCCAGGGGTGGCGGTGGCCGTGGCTGCGGCAGCGGGCTTGGCATCCTTCTCGGCTTGGGTCATGGCATTGATGGCCTTGCTCAGAGCGGTCTGAAAGACGGTGAATTTTACCTCCGGCGCCGCGGCGACGGTGGCGGCGTAGGCCTGCTTGACAGCGGCCTCGAGGGCGGGGATGAACTTGTAGCTCTCGTATGTGCCGCCCGTGGTCTCCTTGATGGCCTTGTTGAAGGAGGACTCGAAGACGGTGAACTTGTCGTTGACCGGGGCAgcgtcggcggcggtggcggcggtccTGAAGGCGGCGTCGACCTGGTCGATGGCCTTCAACTCGCCGGTGGGGACCCCCTTGACCTCCTCCTCGGCGGGCTTGACGGAGTGGACCTCGAGGGTGCCGGAGATGACGCGGAGCGACTCGGTGAGGGTGGCGACGTAGGCGTCGTACTTGGTCTCGGGGGTGGCGCCCTGGGCTTTGTCGTAGGCGAGCTTGTAGGAGAGTTCGAGGCTGCTGGAGAGTTTGGCCATGGAGCTGGACTGGGCGGCGTACTGGCCGGTGGCGGCGCCCTTGAGGACCTCCGCGAAAGCCTTGTTAGAGGCCGCGCTGAATGTGGCCTCAAATGTCTTGTACTTGTCCGCCGCAGGGACGCCGGCTGCGGCCGCCACGGCCGCCTTGAAGCCGTTGTTGATATCCTCCATCAGCTTCTGCTCTGGAGTCGTCGCCTTGGGCTGGGTccctggggcggcgggggtggcCGGGGCGCCGGGGGCGTA
The sequence above is a segment of the Aegilops tauschii subsp. strangulata cultivar AL8/78 chromosome 6, Aet v6.0, whole genome shotgun sequence genome. Coding sequences within it:
- the LOC109755553 gene encoding pollen allergen KBG 41-like, with amino-acid sequence MAAVQKYTVALLLAVALVAGPAVSYADYAPGAPATPAAPGTQPKATTPEQKLMEDINNGFKAAVAAAAGVPAADKYKTFEATFSAASNKAFAEVLKGAATGQYAAQSSSMAKLSSSLELSYKLAYDKAQGATPETKYDAYVATLTESLRVISGTLEVHSVKPAEEEVKGVPTGELKAIDQVDAAFRTAATAADAAPVNDKFTVFESSFNKAIKETTGGTYESYKFIPALEAAVKQAYAATVAAAPEVKFTVFQTALSKAINAMTQAEKDAKPAAAATATATPGASAGATAGGYKA